In Leisingera methylohalidivorans DSM 14336, a single genomic region encodes these proteins:
- a CDS encoding aspartate-semialdehyde dehydrogenase — translation MGYRIVVVGATGNVGREMLNILAERQFPVDEIAVLASRKSLGTEVSFGDKTLKTQDLDTFDFTGWDMALFAVGSAATKDYAPKAAAAGCTVIDNSSLYRYDPDIPLIVPEVNPDAVHGYAKKNIIANPNCSTAQMVVALKPLHDRAKIKRVVVSTYQSVSGAGKNGIDELWDQTKSIYNPTDDKPARQFTKQIAFNVIPHIDVFMEDGSTKEEWKMVAETKKIIDTSIKVTATCVRVPVFVGHSEAVNIEFEDFLDEDEARDILREAPGVMVIDKREDGGYVTPVECVGDFATFISRIRQDSTIENGLNLWCVSDNLRKGAALNAVQIAELLGREVLKKG, via the coding sequence ATGGGTTACCGCATCGTCGTCGTTGGCGCCACTGGCAACGTGGGCCGCGAAATGCTGAACATCCTGGCCGAGCGCCAGTTCCCTGTGGATGAGATCGCTGTGCTGGCCAGCCGCAAATCTCTCGGCACCGAAGTCAGCTTTGGCGATAAGACACTGAAGACCCAGGATCTGGACACCTTCGATTTCACCGGCTGGGACATGGCGCTGTTCGCCGTGGGATCCGCCGCGACCAAGGATTACGCGCCCAAGGCTGCTGCCGCCGGCTGCACCGTGATCGATAACTCGTCGCTGTACCGTTACGATCCGGACATTCCGCTGATCGTGCCGGAGGTGAACCCGGACGCCGTGCACGGCTATGCCAAGAAAAACATCATCGCCAACCCCAACTGCTCAACCGCGCAGATGGTTGTCGCCCTGAAGCCGCTGCATGACCGCGCCAAGATCAAGCGCGTTGTCGTCTCGACCTATCAGTCGGTGTCCGGCGCGGGCAAAAACGGCATTGATGAGCTGTGGGACCAGACCAAGTCGATTTACAACCCGACCGATGACAAGCCGGCCCGGCAATTCACCAAACAGATCGCCTTTAACGTCATTCCGCATATCGACGTCTTCATGGAAGACGGCTCGACCAAGGAAGAGTGGAAGATGGTCGCCGAGACCAAGAAGATCATCGACACCTCGATCAAGGTCACCGCGACCTGCGTCCGCGTGCCGGTGTTTGTCGGCCACTCGGAAGCCGTGAACATCGAGTTCGAGGACTTCCTGGACGAAGACGAGGCCCGCGATATCCTGCGCGAGGCGCCGGGCGTCATGGTGATCGACAAGCGTGAAGACGGCGGCTACGTGACCCCGGTGGAATGCGTCGGTGATTTCGCTACTTTCATCAGCCGGATCCGCCAGGATTCGACCATTGAGAACGGCCTGAACCTGTGGTGCGTCAGCGACAACCTGCGCAAGGGCGCGGCCCTGAACGCGGTGCAGATTGCCGAGCTTTTGGGCCGTGAGGTCCTGAAGAAAGGCTAA
- a CDS encoding MFS transporter yields the protein MQAGLILLCLAYVLSQFFRAFLAVLSSVLAQDIGAAPDDLAFASGMWFLSFAAMQLPVGWALDHAGPRRTAALLLLLGGGGGAALFAAAAGPLHVSIAMFLIGIGCSPVLMASYYIFARQYPPARFATLAALMLGVGSAGNLVASYPTALAVDLFGWRQTLAGLAVVSAVVAAGLFVTVTDPDKPDGEHKGSVLDLLKMPALWAIFPLMLVAYAPSGALRGLWIGPYLNDLYGLSTQQVGLATMVMGAAMIAGTFLYGPLDRMLGTRKWVILVGNLLACLALGGLVLAAGAPVWMPVLLMAAIGFFGASFPVIMAHGRAFVPPHLAGRGVTLLNFFGIGGVGIMQFATGRIHAGMAGADLSLPYTGIFSFFLVCLALGCAIYLLSRDSMD from the coding sequence ATGCAGGCAGGATTGATTTTATTGTGCCTGGCTTACGTGCTGAGCCAGTTTTTCCGTGCCTTTCTGGCGGTGCTGTCCAGCGTGCTGGCGCAGGATATCGGTGCGGCACCGGATGATCTCGCCTTTGCGTCGGGCATGTGGTTCCTGTCCTTTGCCGCAATGCAGCTGCCGGTGGGCTGGGCGCTGGACCATGCGGGGCCGCGCCGGACCGCGGCGCTGCTGCTGCTTCTGGGCGGCGGCGGCGGGGCGGCGCTGTTTGCCGCGGCGGCCGGGCCCTTGCATGTCAGTATCGCGATGTTCCTGATCGGCATCGGCTGTTCGCCGGTGCTGATGGCCTCTTACTATATCTTTGCGCGCCAGTACCCGCCTGCGCGGTTTGCGACCCTGGCGGCGCTGATGCTGGGGGTTGGGTCGGCCGGCAATCTGGTGGCCTCTTATCCGACAGCGCTGGCGGTGGATCTGTTCGGCTGGCGGCAGACGCTGGCGGGGCTGGCGGTGGTTTCCGCGGTGGTGGCGGCCGGGCTCTTTGTGACCGTGACAGATCCGGACAAGCCGGACGGGGAGCACAAGGGATCGGTGCTGGATCTGCTGAAGATGCCGGCGCTGTGGGCGATTTTCCCGCTGATGCTGGTGGCCTATGCGCCGTCGGGGGCGCTGCGGGGGCTGTGGATCGGGCCCTATCTGAACGACCTTTACGGGCTCAGCACCCAGCAAGTGGGGCTGGCAACGATGGTAATGGGAGCAGCGATGATTGCCGGCACTTTTCTATACGGGCCGCTTGACCGGATGCTGGGCACCCGCAAATGGGTCATACTGGTCGGCAACCTGCTGGCGTGCCTGGCGTTGGGCGGATTGGTTCTGGCGGCTGGCGCGCCGGTCTGGATGCCGGTCCTGCTGATGGCGGCGATCGGGTTCTTTGGCGCCTCGTTCCCGGTGATCATGGCGCATGGCCGCGCCTTTGTGCCGCCGCATCTGGCCGGGCGCGGGGTCACATTGCTGAATTTCTTCGGCATCGGCGGGGTGGGAATCATGCAGTTCGCCACCGGCCGCATCCATGCGGGAATGGCCGGAGCGGACCTTTCCCTGCCCTATACCGGGATTTTCAGCTTCTTTTTGGTCTGTTTGGCGTTGGGATGCGCCATTTATCTGCTGAGCCGGGACAGCATGGACTGA
- a CDS encoding DUF3095 domain-containing protein translates to MTTDSFYAGLPKTRSFDSLAAPEAFVPLPPDWHLCCTDIVNSTGLAAAGRYKTVNMIGTAVIAAMRNALQGEPFPFIFGGDGASFAVPARHKDTARKVLAGLRSWTKAEYGVSLRAAMLPMDWIRAEGLDVRIARYAVSEHADFAMFNGGGLAWAESQMKAGAFAVAAAPQAGPPDLSGLSCRWSNTPARNGIILSVVAQPAPGTSPRAFARLSAELLDLASELAEDGHPVPDSGPKLRFPPAGLALEAQASRGNQPVILRKFYLFFHSLFAGVLFALKRPAGGFDPVHYLSVLKAHSDFRKFDDGLKMTLDCTPAISNRIRGRLQQAAGAGLVQFGLHEQDAAMVTCIVPSPVEDDHIHFVDGAGGGYTQAAANLAAAFGISKNPA, encoded by the coding sequence ATGACGACAGACAGCTTCTATGCCGGCCTGCCGAAAACCCGGTCCTTCGACAGCCTTGCCGCGCCAGAAGCCTTTGTGCCGCTGCCGCCGGACTGGCACCTGTGCTGCACCGATATCGTCAATTCCACCGGGCTGGCGGCGGCGGGCCGCTACAAGACCGTCAACATGATCGGCACCGCGGTGATCGCCGCCATGCGCAATGCGCTGCAGGGCGAGCCGTTCCCTTTTATCTTCGGCGGTGACGGCGCCTCCTTCGCGGTGCCGGCCCGGCACAAGGACACCGCCAGAAAAGTGCTGGCGGGTCTGCGCAGCTGGACCAAAGCGGAATACGGCGTCAGCCTGCGGGCTGCGATGCTGCCGATGGATTGGATCCGGGCCGAGGGGCTGGACGTCCGGATTGCCCGCTATGCGGTGTCGGAGCACGCGGATTTCGCCATGTTCAACGGCGGCGGCCTGGCCTGGGCCGAGTCGCAAATGAAGGCCGGCGCCTTTGCGGTGGCCGCCGCCCCGCAGGCCGGACCGCCCGACCTCAGCGGCCTGTCCTGCCGCTGGAGCAACACCCCCGCACGGAACGGCATTATCCTGTCGGTGGTGGCCCAGCCCGCGCCGGGCACCAGCCCGCGGGCCTTTGCCCGGCTCTCGGCAGAATTGCTGGATCTGGCCTCTGAACTTGCGGAAGACGGCCACCCGGTGCCCGATTCCGGCCCGAAACTGCGCTTTCCGCCCGCCGGCCTGGCGCTGGAAGCCCAGGCGTCCCGCGGGAATCAGCCGGTGATCTTGCGGAAATTCTACTTATTCTTCCACAGCCTCTTTGCCGGGGTGCTTTTCGCCTTGAAGCGCCCGGCGGGCGGCTTTGACCCGGTGCACTACCTGTCCGTTCTCAAAGCCCATTCCGATTTTCGCAAATTTGACGATGGCCTGAAGATGACGCTGGATTGCACCCCGGCCATCAGCAACCGGATCCGCGGCCGCCTGCAGCAGGCCGCCGGCGCAGGGCTGGTGCAATTCGGCCTGCACGAACAAGACGCCGCCATGGTCACCTGTATCGTGCCCTCGCCGGTGGAGGACGACCACATCCACTTTGTCGATGGGGCCGGCGGCGGCTATACGCAAGCAGCCGCCAATCTGGCAGCTGCTTTTGGTATCAGCAAAAACCCGGCATGA
- a CDS encoding leucyl aminopeptidase family protein, protein MPPVFAAPSPDACPVHVIASDTFDSWLSSQPQRVQAWATAQGFTGACGQAVAVPAADGTFEMALAGYGNDAARTRRRFVLAEAAAKLPAGTYRIASGLPQEAAVTESLGWLLTGYRFDRYKENAAQAAALVAPDGLDAGAVESLAAAECLTRDLINTPASDMGPAELQAAAAALAEEFGAETSIILGEDLLAQNFPLIHTVGRASDRAPRLIDLRWGSAGPRLTLVGKGVCFDTGGLNLKPGNSMALMKKDMGGAANVLGLARMIMAAGLKLQLRVLIPAVENAVSGPAFRPGDVLTSRKGLTVEVNNTDAEGRLVLADALMLAAEEEPDLLISMATLTGAARVAVGPDLSPFYTDRDTDAAALSASAAHTADPVWRMPFYAPYETMIEPGIADLDNAPSGGFAGSITAALFLRRFAGDARYMHFDIYGWTPSAAPGRPKGGALQGARALFAALPGLLEL, encoded by the coding sequence ATGCCGCCCGTCTTTGCCGCGCCCAGCCCGGACGCCTGTCCTGTGCATGTCATCGCAAGCGACACTTTCGACAGCTGGCTCTCCAGCCAGCCGCAGCGCGTGCAGGCCTGGGCAACGGCGCAGGGCTTCACCGGCGCCTGCGGCCAGGCTGTGGCCGTGCCGGCGGCGGATGGCACCTTTGAAATGGCCCTGGCCGGCTATGGCAATGATGCCGCGCGCACGCGCCGCCGCTTTGTGCTGGCCGAGGCCGCCGCGAAACTGCCCGCCGGGACCTACCGGATCGCCTCCGGCCTGCCGCAGGAAGCGGCCGTAACCGAATCGCTGGGCTGGCTGCTGACCGGCTACCGCTTTGACCGCTACAAGGAAAACGCGGCACAGGCCGCTGCATTGGTGGCGCCGGATGGTCTGGATGCAGGCGCCGTGGAATCCCTCGCGGCCGCCGAATGCCTGACCCGCGACCTGATCAACACGCCCGCCTCTGACATGGGCCCGGCAGAGCTGCAGGCCGCCGCCGCCGCCCTGGCAGAGGAATTCGGCGCGGAGACCTCCATCATTCTGGGCGAGGACCTGCTGGCGCAGAATTTTCCGCTGATCCACACTGTCGGCCGCGCCTCGGACCGTGCGCCGCGGCTGATCGACCTGCGCTGGGGCAGCGCCGGGCCGCGGCTCACCCTGGTGGGCAAGGGCGTCTGTTTCGACACCGGCGGGCTGAACCTGAAGCCCGGAAACAGCATGGCGCTGATGAAAAAGGACATGGGCGGCGCCGCCAATGTGCTGGGCCTGGCGCGGATGATCATGGCCGCCGGGCTGAAGCTGCAACTGCGGGTGCTGATTCCGGCGGTGGAAAACGCCGTCTCCGGCCCCGCCTTCCGCCCCGGCGACGTGCTGACCTCGCGCAAGGGGCTGACGGTCGAGGTCAACAACACCGACGCCGAAGGCCGCCTGGTGCTGGCCGACGCGCTGATGCTGGCCGCCGAGGAAGAGCCGGACCTGCTGATCTCCATGGCCACGCTCACCGGTGCCGCGCGCGTCGCCGTCGGCCCCGACCTGTCGCCCTTCTACACCGACCGCGATACCGATGCCGCTGCCCTGTCTGCCAGTGCCGCGCACACCGCCGACCCGGTCTGGCGGATGCCGTTTTATGCCCCTTACGAGACCATGATCGAACCCGGCATTGCGGATCTGGACAATGCGCCCTCCGGCGGCTTTGCAGGCTCGATCACCGCCGCGCTGTTCCTGCGCCGTTTTGCCGGCGATGCCCGTTACATGCATTTCGACATCTACGGCTGGACCCCCAGCGCCGCCCCCGGACGCCCCAAGGGCGGCGCCCTGCAGGGCGCCCGCGCGCTGTTTGCGGCGCTGCCGGGCCTGCTGGAGCTTTGA
- a CDS encoding carbonic anhydrase, whose product MEFAKPLPSYLVTRYHGWKATSYKDNQGWYRRLATEGQRPRAMVISCCDSRVHVTSIFGADQGEFFIHRNIANLVPPFAPDGDHHGTSAAVEYAVTALKVSHLIVLGHSQCGGVQGCIDMCKGNAPQLEEKTSFVGRWMEILRPKFDGVAGIEDPEQQARQFERQAVVASLENLMTFPFIESSVKAGQLSLHGLWTDIGEGGLECYDPKTGLFAPV is encoded by the coding sequence ATGGAATTTGCCAAACCTCTCCCCAGTTATCTGGTGACCCGTTACCACGGCTGGAAAGCCACATCTTATAAGGATAACCAGGGCTGGTACCGCCGCCTGGCCACCGAAGGGCAGCGCCCGCGCGCCATGGTGATCTCTTGCTGCGACAGCCGGGTGCATGTGACCTCGATCTTCGGGGCTGATCAGGGTGAATTCTTCATCCACCGCAATATCGCCAACCTGGTGCCGCCCTTTGCTCCAGATGGCGATCACCACGGCACCTCGGCAGCGGTGGAATACGCGGTGACGGCGCTGAAGGTTTCGCATCTGATCGTGCTGGGCCATTCGCAGTGCGGCGGCGTGCAGGGCTGTATCGACATGTGCAAGGGCAACGCGCCGCAGCTGGAAGAGAAGACCAGCTTTGTCGGGCGCTGGATGGAGATTCTGAGGCCCAAGTTCGACGGCGTTGCCGGAATCGAGGATCCGGAGCAGCAAGCGCGCCAGTTTGAGCGCCAGGCCGTTGTTGCATCATTGGAAAACCTGATGACCTTTCCTTTCATCGAATCATCGGTGAAGGCCGGACAGCTGAGCCTGCATGGCCTGTGGACCGATATCGGCGAGGGCGGGCTGGAATGTTATGATCCCAAGACGGGCCTGTTTGCGCCGGTCTGA